Proteins encoded together in one Cicer arietinum cultivar CDC Frontier isolate Library 1 chromosome 4, Cicar.CDCFrontier_v2.0, whole genome shotgun sequence window:
- the LOC101497053 gene encoding probable methyltransferase PMT3 — protein MARMARGRADGNPRKRLITTVLILLIVGGLVYLYSRNSGSSSIVYTSKSLETGRGDDSVVPKTIPVCDDRLSELIPCLDRNLIYQTRLKLDLTLMEHYERHCPLPERRYNCLIPPPPGYKIPIKWPKSRDQVWRANIPHTHLATEKSDQNWMVVKGEKIVFPGGGTHFHRGADKYIASIANMLNFPNNNINNGGKLRNVFDVGCGVASFGGYLLSSDVIAMSLAPNDVHENQIQFALERGIPAYLGVLGTLRLPYPSRSFELAHCSRCRIDWLQRDGILLLELDRILRPGGYFVYSSPEAYAQDDEDRRIWREMSALVERMCWKIASKKNQTVIWVKPLTNDCYLKREPDTQPPLCSSDDDPDAVWGVKMKACITRYSDQVHKARGSDLSPWPARLTAPPPRLADFNYSSEMFEKDMDVWQQQVSHYWKLLNSKIKPDTIRNVMDMNANLGSFAASLKDRDVWVMNVVPENGPNTLKIIYDRGLLGTVHNWCEAFSTYPRTYDLLHAWTIFSNIIEKECSVEDLLIEMDRILRPKGFIIIRDKRSIVLSIKKFLPALHWDAVTKSNAEQESDQGEDDAVLIIQKKMWLTSESVRVSEK, from the exons A TGGCGAGAATGGCAAGAGGAAGAGCAGATGGGAACCCAAGAAAGCGTTTGATCACAACCGTgttgattttattaattgttgGTGGTTTAGTTTACCTATATTCTCGGAATAGTGGTTCATCTTCTATTGTGTACACTAGCAAATCTTTAGAAACAGGAAGAGGAGATGACAGCGTTGTACCGAAAACCATTCCC GTCTGCGATGATCGACTCTCGGAGCTAATTCCCTGTCTAGATAGAAATTTAATATACCAAACAAGATTGAAGCTTGATCTGACTTTGATGGAACATTATGAGCGACACTGCCCGCTGCCTGAGAGGCGTTATAATTGCTTGATCCCTCCTCCTCCAGGATATAAG ATTCCAATCAAGTGGCCGAAAAGCAGAGATCAGGTATGGAGAGCAAATATACCTCATACGCATCTTGCAACCGAGAAATCTGACCAGAACTGGATGGTAGTAAAAGGTGAAAAGATAGTTTTTCCCGGTGGAGGAACTCACTTCCATCGCGGTGCTGATAAATATATTGCGTCGATTGCCAAT ATGCTCAACTTTCCGAACAATAATATAAACAATGGAGGAAAACTCCGCAATGTTTTTGACGTTGGTTGTGGTGTTGCAAGCTTTGGAGGATATCTTCTTTCTTCCGATGTAATAGCAATGTCATTAGCGCCGAACGACGTTCACGAAAATCAAATCCAGTTTGCTTTAGAGAGAGGAATTCCAGCATATCTCGGTGTCCTAGGGACGCTAAGACTCCCTTACCCTAGTAGGTCTTTTGAACTTGCTCATTGTTCGCGCTGTAGAATTGATTGGCTTCAAAGAGATGGTATACTTCTTCTTGAACTGGATAGGATACTCAGGCCAGGAGGCTACTTTGTTTACTCGTCACCCGAAGCTTATGCTCAGGATGACGAGGATAGGAGAATATGGAGAGAAATGAGTGCTCTTGTTGAGCGGATGTGTTGGAAAATAGCTTCTAAGAAGAACCAGACTGTCATATGGGTCAAGCCTCTCACAAACGATTGTTACTTAAAAAGAGAGCCCGATACACAGCCTCCACTCTGCAGTTCTGATGATGATCCTGATGCTGTTTGGGGAGTTAAAATGAAAGCTTGCATCACACGTTACTCCGATC AGGTTCATAAAGCAAGAGGAAGTGATTTGTCTCCTTGGCCAGCTCGATTGACTGCTCCACCTCCTCGTCTTGCCGACTTTAACTATTCTAGTGAAATGTTTGAAAAGGACATG GATGTTTGGCAACAACAAGTTAGTCATTACTGGAAACTGCTAAACAGTAAAATAAAGCCCGACACGATTCGGAACGTGATGGACATGAATGCAAATTTGGGTTCTTTTGCAGCTTCTTTGAAAGATAGAGATGTTTGGGTTATGAATGTTGTGCCTGAAAATGGGCCAAACACACTCAAGATCATATATGACAGAGGGCTGTTGGGAACAGTTCATAACTG GTGTGAAGCATTTTCAACTTACCCTCGTACGTATGATCTACTCCATGCATGGACTATATTTTCCAATATCATTGAGAAAGAATGCAGTGTAGAGGATTTATTGATTGAGATGGATAGAATACTGAGACCAAAAGGTTTCATAATAATCCGTGATAAGCGATCAATAGTGTTATCTATAAAGAAGTTCTTGCCAGCATTGCATTGGGATGCAGTGACGAAATCTAATGCAGAACAAGAATCAGATCAAGGTGAGGATGATGCAGTGTTAATAATTCAGAAGAAGATGTGGTTGACAAGCGAGAGCGTCCGGGTTTCAGAAAAATGA
- the LOC101497387 gene encoding uncharacterized protein, with the protein MENVPESSSRGTKRRRAEDSDAGGNTSLSLENDLTFTDTLIALRIMRAQFPQIHNVSVEPFILKSQLYSSVKDRTQVDRELETLRRDKVLRVFKLNTGQDDHAVMFLDDYIKQIDRVVKRMEGKIGAECEIFEWFRTHVLDSKLETGIEHQELCSLLSLGGKVKDSHISLLINAGILTRQLIDPNMYWIAIPNIGSLLKGLVQGRKEIISLLSRRRYKEMMLAILEKKRLRMSPLDMRFHLRDLIGSGHLRTDQTPTGIIIRVSKD; encoded by the exons ATGGAGAACGTTCCAGAATCTTCATCAAGAGGGACGAAACGCCGGCGAGCTGAGGATTCCGATGCCGGCGGAAATACCTCATTATCACTCG AAAACGATCTTACTTTCACTGATACGCTTATTGCGCTTCGAATCATGCGAGCTCAGTTTCCTCAAATTCACAAT GTTTCGGTTGAACCGTTTATATTGAAGTCTCAATTGTATAGCAGTGTGAAGGATAGAACACAAGTGGATAGGGAACTAGAG ACCCTAAGGAGGGATAAAGTGCTTcgagtttttaaattaaatactgGACAAGATGATCATGCTGTAATGTTTTTGGATGACTACATAAAACAG ATAGATCGTGTTGTTAAAAGAATGGAAGGAAAGATAGGAGCAGAATGTGAAATTTTTGAGTGGTTCAGAACTCATGTCCTAGATTCAAAGCTGGAAACTGGCATTGAACATCAGGAGCTT TGCTCACTCTTGTCACTTGGGGGAAAAGTGAAGGACAGTCACATCTCCCTACTAATTAATGCGGGCATCCTT ACTAGGCAACTTATTGATCCAAACATGTATTGGATAGCAATTCCAAATATTGGCTCACTTCTTAAGGGTCTTGTTCAG GGAAGGAAGGAAATTATTTCCCTTCTCAGCCGTCGTCGATATAAAGAGATGATGTTAGCCATTTTGGAAAAGAAGCGTCTTCGAATGTCCCCACTTGATATGAGATTTCATCTTCGCGATTTGATTGGTTCAGGTCATCTCAGAACTGACCAGACTCCAACTGGTATAATTATTAGAGTCTCAAAAGATTAG